In Tautonia rosea, one DNA window encodes the following:
- a CDS encoding glycosyltransferase family 4 protein gives MVTYVATIVPALRHMGHKAHILSTRVAEGGLIGPEAEGVIDLRHEDMRSSLLRQLSDSVRRQIDARSAVNYRQCRAISQAVRRITGGTPSGHILELEEVFGWPHRVRRDILVPIVVRLHGPWFLNGPNNGADPESREFAQRVREEGLGIAAANMVTAPSRDVLERTRAYYGLALDGAEVIPNPTPTVPEDRRWRPDQSDPDRLLFIGRFDLHKGGDTMIDAFALLQRDRPAARLTFVGQDRGLVRDGRHWQLKAYIEHRMPGALSAGLIEWLGPRPQSELEGLRRRAAVTVVASRYETFAITICEAMAAGCPLVATRAGGAGEVFEHETHGLYVRPSDSEDLAAALSRMLANPDRSAAMGAAAAEHCRRNYSPEVVAEQTLRFYRRVLAKSATQGILAQKETRP, from the coding sequence GTGGTGACCTATGTCGCCACGATCGTACCGGCCCTGCGGCACATGGGCCACAAGGCACATATTTTGTCGACCCGGGTAGCCGAGGGGGGCTTGATTGGCCCCGAGGCGGAAGGGGTTATTGATCTGCGGCATGAGGACATGCGGTCCAGTCTGCTCAGGCAATTGTCCGATAGTGTGCGCCGTCAGATCGATGCCAGGTCGGCAGTCAATTATCGCCAATGTCGAGCGATCAGCCAAGCAGTCCGCCGAATCACTGGTGGCACCCCAAGTGGGCACATCCTGGAACTGGAGGAGGTCTTCGGCTGGCCCCATCGGGTGCGGCGAGACATCCTGGTTCCTATAGTCGTCCGCCTGCACGGCCCCTGGTTCCTCAACGGGCCGAACAACGGCGCCGACCCGGAGAGCCGTGAATTTGCCCAGCGGGTACGAGAGGAGGGGCTGGGAATCGCCGCAGCCAACATGGTCACGGCGCCAAGCCGTGACGTACTCGAGCGGACCCGAGCCTATTACGGTCTAGCTCTGGATGGGGCCGAGGTAATCCCGAACCCTACACCGACCGTACCCGAGGACCGTCGATGGCGTCCCGATCAAAGCGACCCGGACCGACTTCTGTTCATCGGCCGGTTCGACCTCCACAAGGGAGGCGACACGATGATCGATGCATTCGCCCTTCTGCAGCGAGATCGGCCGGCGGCACGTCTGACGTTTGTCGGACAAGACCGGGGTCTGGTCCGCGACGGCCGGCACTGGCAACTGAAAGCATACATCGAACACAGGATGCCGGGCGCTTTGAGCGCTGGTCTGATCGAGTGGCTGGGGCCAAGACCTCAATCTGAACTGGAGGGTCTAAGGCGTAGGGCAGCCGTAACGGTCGTCGCATCGAGGTACGAGACCTTCGCCATCACCATCTGCGAAGCCATGGCAGCCGGGTGTCCCCTAGTGGCCACACGGGCAGGGGGAGCAGGCGAGGTGTTCGAGCACGAAACGCACGGCTTGTACGTTAGACCAAGCGATTCGGAAGATCTAGCTGCGGCGCTGTCGAGGATGCTGGCCAACCCGGACCGATCAGCCGCAATGGGAGCGGCCGCGGCGGAGCATTGCCGCAGGAATTACTCGCCTGAAGTTGTCGCCGAGCAAACCCTTCGCTTTTACCGTCGAGTGCTGGCCAAGAGCGCGACTCAAGGCATCCTTGCGCAGAAGGAGACCCGGCCGTGA
- a CDS encoding glycosyltransferase family 2 protein, which translates to MSQFRPPCISVLMPAYNAERYVEQAVRSVLGQTFTDFEFLIINDGSTDQTGAILERLAEEDERIRLVSRPNTGYVAALNEMIGMARASLLARMDADDVALPERFERQVAYLQAHPDCLVVGSAVQVVDSDGDPLCVWNIDVSNHEQIDLHHLNGRRGAVLCHPSVLMRADAVRAVGGYRPELEPAEDMDLYLRLAERGRLANLTEPLLHYRMVPTSASHARKREQVIGLRKAISEAYQRRKLPPGPLPPLPDHPAKADLTKLSYNRHLWGWWALGTGNVRTARKHAWAALVRSPWSSRSWRLMLCAIRGR; encoded by the coding sequence ATGAGTCAATTCAGACCACCCTGCATATCGGTTCTGATGCCAGCGTACAATGCTGAGCGTTACGTCGAGCAGGCCGTCCGCAGCGTTCTTGGTCAGACGTTCACCGACTTTGAGTTCTTGATCATCAACGACGGATCGACCGACCAGACGGGGGCAATTCTCGAACGGCTCGCCGAGGAGGACGAGCGGATCAGGCTTGTCAGCCGACCGAATACAGGCTATGTCGCGGCACTCAACGAGATGATCGGCATGGCTCGGGCCTCCCTACTTGCCCGGATGGATGCCGACGACGTGGCCTTGCCAGAGCGATTCGAACGTCAGGTTGCCTATCTACAGGCTCATCCCGATTGTCTGGTCGTCGGCAGCGCGGTCCAAGTCGTTGATTCCGACGGTGATCCGCTGTGCGTGTGGAATATCGACGTATCGAATCATGAACAGATCGACTTACATCATCTGAACGGACGACGAGGAGCGGTTCTCTGTCATCCTTCGGTCCTTATGCGAGCCGACGCAGTTCGGGCTGTGGGGGGGTATCGCCCGGAATTGGAACCGGCGGAGGACATGGATCTCTACTTGAGGCTTGCTGAGCGGGGTCGGCTAGCGAACCTTACCGAACCGTTGCTCCACTACCGGATGGTGCCGACCAGCGCCAGTCACGCCCGCAAGCGGGAGCAGGTCATCGGCTTGCGCAAGGCAATATCTGAAGCATACCAGCGACGGAAATTGCCCCCGGGCCCGCTCCCGCCGCTCCCAGATCATCCGGCAAAGGCGGATCTGACGAAGCTGTCTTACAATCGTCATCTATGGGGATGGTGGGCCCTGGGGACCGGCAATGTGCGCACGGCCCGCAAGCACGCCTGGGCCGCCCTGGTCCGATCCCCCTGGTCGTCTCGTTCGTGGAGATTGATGCTTTGCGCGATCCGGGGACGATAA